Genomic DNA from Lactuca sativa cultivar Salinas chromosome 8, Lsat_Salinas_v11, whole genome shotgun sequence:
TGtgttcataatcaaaatttgttATCTAAGCTAACCTTGATAATAAATTTTtagtttaaaaaaatacatatttgtgttctttattacttgattgaattgtttgtttgAAACCAAAAATTGGAAGCAGTTCCTAAAAAGAGTCTGTGTGATTGATCTACATACAAAAAAGGGGTCTTGAAAGCTCTAATACCATGATAGAATATGTAATTCCTTGATGTTTATTGATCTCCCAACTAATGTATTTATAGACAAACTTAAATGTGAATGGAAAATATAAGGTATATGACTTGATAACCATCACTAAACTATTAATAACAAATCATCTAATTGGCCAAGTTCATATTATAGGGATGGTTGCATAGTTACTCCATAAGTGAATGGAAAATATAAGGTAAATGACTTGATAACCATCACTAAACTATTAATAACAAATCATCTAATTGGCCAAGTTCATATTATAGGGATGGTTGCATAGTTACTTCATAAGTGTTTATGACCCTGGATCACAAACATGTATTTTTCTGCCCAAAATATTGCAGCGACTTCCACTTGGGATTATTTTATTACTACATTACACTTGCAAGCTAAAGTCTCTCTTGTTATGCATGACACAACTAGAAAGACAAGATGTCCTTAAAGTGTGTTTTCCATGCAaaggacaaaatttttattttattttagttgtaAGGTGGGAAGGATATTCATCGCCCTTCTATCGTTTATGTAAAAGACGTAAATTGCCTTCTCGTCCTCATCATTAAAAAATAGCCATAAAAGCTTGTTATGTACCATCAAGTCAAGTATAGTGTGACAAACACAACCTCGAGTACAAGGAATAAATTATCATACCAACAAAAGCCATGCAATTTCTGTAATTCCAAAAATAATGAGAAAATATTGTATTAAGTGAAGTTATCAAAGTACGAAAGTGTTAAAGCTATATGGGCAGCAACACATTATATGATATCAATCGTCAAGTGAAAAGCAAGTGGAAGTTGATGAAAACGAATTGGAAAGATAAAAGAAAGCTTACTTCTAGTTCCACTTCTTACTCTCAAACTATAGAAAGACTTGTTGGAGATTACTGTAATACCAAAAAAGAAGTCGGAGTGTTTAAGATCGTGTTTGTTACATGAGACAAGACATAAATATACATCATTGACTGGACAAACTTTCTAATGCTATTtttgatgataagattttggagTTTGCACAGACAAGAGATGTTCCACTGTTTTACATTGGACAAAAACTACAACTTTTATCCGATTGACATCTATCTCAGTTCCAATACAACTGCGGCCTATTCTATTGAGTCTTGGCCTGTGTGTGGAGGAATTTAATAAGTAAAAGAAAATGatccatatatttatataaaacctGTTTCATTAGAACAGCTACAAAATAAGTTGAGTCAGCATACCCAATTTTAAAAAGCTATTATCACAATGGAAATCAAGAGGACTATGTTGGCATATAGACATAGGATGAGGACTACTTGTGATCGATGCAAGACACTAACATTTCTTGAGTCTCAAAATCACCATTTTCAGATCCTGCCACGTGTACATTAACTTCTGACTAATGGCATACCAATATATTGAGAAATTTGGATATTCATAGAAAATCAAAGATTTAGAAGCATAGTCGTAGGTTTTGTTATTTGGACATGATTCATGTCTAGAAACTCGAGGGGTCAACTGCTTTATTTTTTTCTGCAAAAAAAAAATGTATCAAACCAGCAATCATTAAATGCATAATCTCAACTTATTTGAATCATATAataaaattacaaatataaaaatGCGTTATATACTGCAATTTTTCATTCCATTCCATAATGGAAAGAAAAACAAAACACACCATGAGTGATAAatgaaaattaacaaaaatatattCAAGAATGGAATAAACCATTGAATTCTTTTTCTGATTCTATCATACCAAACACTAGGGTAAACTAACCTTTAACATTTTGAGGGGTAATAGAGCCTCATAACTGCAAAAATAAACCAATATATACAATTATTAAATTGGTAACATAATGAAAATGGAAAGGCAATGCTATTAAATCATAAAACTGAAAATGACCTGAGAGAAGAGCAGGGAAAAACTAACCTTGTAACTTTCCAtgtcgaaacaagttgtgtgacACGAAATGGCACCCAGAAATTAGTCGTTTCATttcttaaaatagaaaaaaaaaaaattgaagattTGATCGAATTTAAGACTTGTTAGATTGATGCTTGATATATGTCACATTGCAAATTTTTTAGTAACATCATTAAAAATGTAAAAAGTAAGAAAGATAAAAATTTGTCACGTGTTTGCCATGTCAGATGTCACATTATTTAATGGAATGGAATGCGATAGAAAATTCTTGAAAGGACGTGATTCCCTCCATTTTGTTAATTTTCATTCACGTGTTCTTTCATTTGCATCACAGAATGGGATTGGGGTATTGTTAACTTGTTAATTAAATTGATTCCTTTTGAAATTTCAGAAATTTTAATTGGATTATAATCAAGTTTTCTAAAATTAACACgagaatatatattttattatatcttgTTTGAGCTTTATTGTGCTTtcattatgtttaattttttatgttactaaaaaaTTAATGATGACGAAATAACATACACAATGGAGTTAAAATTATGCACTTGTATATACATGTAATACgaaaaattcatatgaaaattaATTCAAATACAAATAAGAGAAAGAAAGTTCCAAAATCCAAACCAGACATAAAACATAGAAAAATTCATGAGACAAAATAGGTAATACAACAAAAATATCAGGAGAAACACGATTTTACTATCAACTTGTCATATTTAAACACAAATAAGAAGACATGTAATATTCAAAAAGAAATGGTATAATGTCTTACAATCAAATCCATTATCCACCAACACAAAAAACTGTCATAACAAGCCAAAAACTCCACAACTCAtatcttgaaaagaaaagaaaaaatatacAAGCATAAATAAATAGTACAAGAACTCTAAAAAGTAAACTGACCTTGATGTCTTCTAGTAAAATGTCTACAAAAGGAAATCAGGAATTACTGGCTTTTGAATTTGAACAGCCACATTGATGCCTTCATCAGCTCTTTGTCTAGCTTTATGCCTTCCATGACGCCCACCACTTTTCTGTTTACTTTCTTCAACATTTTGATGCTTTTTTTCTTTACGATGTTTGCTTTTTCTTCTACTGGAATCACCAATTTCAGATTTCTCAACTTTTGAATGTGGTGCTGCTGGTGGTGGTGAATTTTCATTACCCAAAAGAACATCACGCACAGCTCCAGATATCAAATCATCATTTGATTCCGTTTTTGCCCTTGTGATAGGAAGCCTATCTCCTTCATCAAGTTTGACCACAACAGGCCTTGGCCTACTTAGATTTGACTTCCTTTTAAGAACTAAAGATTCTTCTGTAAGCCTGACAAGATCTTCCACATCGTTATCTCTCTCATTAGGATCATTTGCAGGTGGGAAACTTGTGGATGCATTTTGATTGTTGTCAGAAGGAAGATAAAAAATTCCATGTCGTTTTCGATGTTCAGAAAGTAGAGATGTAGATTCAGCAGCAGATGTTTCAGATGATTCTTCATTCTGTCTGATGGAAACAGAATCAACATCTGTCAAAACAGGCTTTACAAGAGAAAAGGATTCACTTATTGGTAACTCAACATCTGCACATATTGTGTCCAATTTTCCAAGATTGTCCTCGAGGAGTAACCCATCTGGGATGGGAACCCTTTCTTGAGCACTCAATGAAACTGGACCAAGATCCTCTGAGAGTGCATCATTGATTAATCTGATGAGAATTGAAGTTTTTAAAGCAACCCCGTCAATTATCTTTTCTTTGTTATCAAGATCACAAGATATCTCTTCTTGTGCCAATTGAGCTAACCCTAAAACATTCCGCACCCTTTCTTGAATTTCAACATCATGGCTTCCAGCCAATGGGCTTAGAGAAGTTAAAACGAGAATCAACATGTTTACAATTGACTCCTGTGTAAATGCATTCTTTTTGGACAAACTTGAAGAAGTTGTAGCAAGATCAACATCTGTTTCCTCTTCAGATTCTGAATATGTGAAATCAGGTTCATCAACAAGCTTTGAAGAAGAAGTTGCTGGTTTGTGGGGTAAGAGAAAGGAATGAAGGCAAAAGCTAAGGACTTTAAATGCAGAATGAATATATAAAGCTCTGATTGATGGAGACAAGAGATTAGCGCGTGGTTGTAGTAATGCTTCCATGATCTCAAATGGGTTCTTTGAAAACCAAACATACTCACCTGATACCCAAGCAGCTGCAGATAATATTCTGTGAATGAAAGGATTCCCAAGTAAAGCAGGATCAATCAATAGATCACGAGCCACACGAACAAGCTCTGGTCTAACATCTTTCACCCTCATGCCAATGTCTATCAACTGATACTCGATTTCTTCTCCATTTTGGCAATGTGGAATCCTTGCCATTTCCCCAAGAAGTGACACATACCAATCAAAATCGTTGATGATTTCGTATACATTTCTAGAACATGTTGATAGCATTGACCTTAGAATTTCGTTACAGAACTCGGGATCGGATTTGAGAGCATAGCCAATCAAAACCCTGCAGATTTCAATGACATTATCATCAGAAACCATTGACATCACAAGCCTCAATGCTTCCAGCCTTATGTTTCGGTCAACATCACTCAAAGATTTTATTACAACCTCTTTGTTCTCCAACACAGCCCATAAGTGATTTGGTGCAACAAGTAACAGACCTTGTAATCCAAGATACTTGAGATTTAAATCAGTATCCAGTAAGAACTCTTTGATTTTTGATACAGCAAGTTTCACAGCAAACTCATACTCATAGAAACTACTCACAATAGTTCTCACACATTCAAACACCAGAGATTTGGCCTCACTGCGCTTCATATGATCACAAATCGGTTCGACCACCTTCTTTGCTAACCTAGGCTCTAATTTAGCAAGTTTCGCAAAGATTTTCAAAACCTTGATCAACACCCAATTGTTCCTTGAATCAACTAAAATCCTATAAAATTCTGGTGCAAGAGGGAGATATGTTCTTGGTTCTTTACTAGCAAGCTCACAGAATACACCAACAGTAGCAGCAAGTGTTTGGGCATTATCGGTACTCTCTAAATTCTCAACTAACCGTTTGAAACAAACCCTAACAGCATCTGGATATTGGCTaaaaatcatcaataaacacgcaattgatttctttctaatgaaattcTTAGAAGAAGTCAACAAAGTGAAGATATCCGGAGTTAAATCACGTGCAAAATCGGCCGTGCAGATGACGGAAAGGCACTCTAAGGCGAGACTTACCTCATGCTGGTTGGTAGAGGAGAGGTCTTTGCGGAGCTGATTGGTGAGGAGGAGGAGGACCTCGGTGGAAGGACGGAAGGAAAGGGACGCGGCCAGGTAACCGGTTTTTTTATGGGCGAAAGAAGGGGAGGAGGTGAGTTCTACGGCGTGGAAGGCGGCCCAGGACATGTCGAAGCCGTGCAGGGAGTGGAGGTAAGTGAGTTTCTGGAGAGCAGTGGATTTGGTTTGTAAGTCTGTCGATTTGATTTCACGGCGGATCTCATCTACAGATTTCGAGATGAAGGACGATTGAGCGGCGCCGGGAGTATGAAGACGGATACCTTTGATTAGATCGTCCAGGGTGCGTTGGAAGAGGGAGTCCATGAGTGAAGGACCACCACCGCCACCGCCGCTGCCACCGGACATTGTTTTCGCCGAATCGTAATCAAAATTCAACAAAACTGTAAACGATTGACGGATTGAGACAGTGTGGCGGGGGGCCGGATCCGTCCGTCTGCTAACAGGATGTGTTTAGACCCCTGACATCGATGAGAACAACCAAAGTACATGTCTTTCTTTTTTCTTACTTTTAATAAACTACTAGTTTCGTCCCTCAACTATACCACCGTAAAATTCTACCCCTAAACCTAGCGCCCTTGATAAATTTTCTTATAATTATGACAAACTATAATGGTATTACCCCCGCTTTGTAGGGTTTGTAAATTTGCTAATATATGAAGAGTAAGGACCAGAAATTGTTTTTGTTTAAAGTTAGAACATCTCCGACCTATTTTCAATTTTTTCCCTAAAAAAGagtaaaaaataatgtttgatttcGAACCCTACTTTATTTTTTACCTCATTTTTACCCTAAAAAAATGTATTTACAGTACATTCCATTATTTAAACTTACATAGATTTTCAAACACACCCCTCTACtaatttatttttaacaaatatataatctatatttttttcattatattaatattaaatacaaaagaatatatttataataaacttataaataaatattatacatgtatttataaaaaatattacacATACAcacttttaaataaatattatacatatatttatataaatattagacATACACACTTttaattataagtttttgtaaaatacgttatcgttttttaaattttcaatatgtatttatatttttatatgaatttgatgaacaaaaaacaaattttatatttataattaattaatataatttaatatataacaaaatattagAAGTAttgaatattatatttaaattataattagtaggtAAAAATGAActataaatgtataaatatataaacaaagGAACTAAAACCGACAACACAAAGTTCATCTCTATTTCGGGagaaatgaatagtataacaccaTATTTGGTGTAATACTATTCATATCCCCCAAAATGGGGGAGTGTTGGAGTAGAATGAGGAAAAATGTAACACCTCGGATTTCcaagtattattttattctttatttttgggtgattgtgaggagactcggcgagttgaagtccaaactcgccgagtaggatcgcggttttgtacgcgggttcgcgtctagactcggcgagtccacgctgtttaataaaaccctaatttccagggtttgagacatatttaaaggggcttatggccgtcatttgcggccaccaaccccagagagaaaccctaaagagattttgagtgttttgggagagagaagagcccattgttgacctttgaagctttgtttggcaaggcaaaggagattctagctaagaggaggcaagggaggtggacatccttcgattttggagctcaaagcatcatcttggaggtatattttggcttccttttctgttgtcatgataaacatgggggttagggtttcttgacccctttgttggttagatttgatgtccatttcgtccctattggAGATGAGGCTTGggatgagatccatagaggtccagagaagctttattccttaagctttatgaggattcatgggagttttgacctagagttatgagatatggggcaaaaacatcatctaggagcaaatagttgttgcttgagcaccaaggtttggac
This window encodes:
- the LOC111903582 gene encoding AP-3 complex subunit delta, which translates into the protein MSGGSGGGGGGPSLMDSLFQRTLDDLIKGIRLHTPGAAQSSFISKSVDEIRREIKSTDLQTKSTALQKLTYLHSLHGFDMSWAAFHAVELTSSPSFAHKKTGYLAASLSFRPSTEVLLLLTNQLRKDLSSTNQHEVSLALECLSVICTADFARDLTPDIFTLLTSSKNFIRKKSIACLLMIFSQYPDAVRVCFKRLVENLESTDNAQTLAATVGVFCELASKEPRTYLPLAPEFYRILVDSRNNWVLIKVLKIFAKLAKLEPRLAKKVVEPICDHMKRSEAKSLVFECVRTIVSSFYEYEFAVKLAVSKIKEFLLDTDLNLKYLGLQGLLLVAPNHLWAVLENKEVVIKSLSDVDRNIRLEALRLVMSMVSDDNVIEICRVLIGYALKSDPEFCNEILRSMLSTCSRNVYEIINDFDWYVSLLGEMARIPHCQNGEEIEYQLIDIGMRVKDVRPELVRVARDLLIDPALLGNPFIHRILSAAAWVSGEYVWFSKNPFEIMEALLQPRANLLSPSIRALYIHSAFKVLSFCLHSFLLPHKPATSSSKLVDEPDFTYSESEEETDVDLATTSSSLSKKNAFTQESIVNMLILVLTSLSPLAGSHDVEIQERVRNVLGLAQLAQEEISCDLDNKEKIIDGVALKTSILIRLINDALSEDLGPVSLSAQERVPIPDGLLLEDNLGKLDTICADVELPISESFSLVKPVLTDVDSVSIRQNEESSETSAAESTSLLSEHRKRHGIFYLPSDNNQNASTSFPPANDPNERDNDVEDLVRLTEESLVLKRKSNLSRPRPVVVKLDEGDRLPITRAKTESNDDLISGAVRDVLLGNENSPPPAAPHSKVEKSEIGDSSRRKSKHRKEKKHQNVEESKQKSGGRHGRHKARQRADEGINVAVQIQKPVIPDFLL